One window of the Eucalyptus grandis isolate ANBG69807.140 chromosome 8, ASM1654582v1, whole genome shotgun sequence genome contains the following:
- the LOC104456148 gene encoding 3-ketoacyl-CoA synthase 20 — MAAEMAEQQEQINLQNLSQAFPISVESQSQDSDRPSNPNLPSFLLSVRLKYVKLGYHYLISNAMYLLLVPLLGISSAHILTLMAGDLAQLSDQLRFNLITVVLFPAVMAFLVTPYFMTRPSKVYLVDFACYKPNPAQICTGEKFMEISELTTTFTEENLAFQRKIFEKSGLGQRTYLPEAVLQVPPNLCMAEARAEAEAVMFGAIDQLLPKTGVKAKDIGILVVNCSLFNPTPSLSSMIVNRYKLRGNVLSYNLGGMGCSAGLISIDLARQLLQVHRNSYALVVSIESLTLNWYLGNDRSMLISNCLFRLGGAAILLSNRSSDRRRSKYQLIRTVLTHKGSDDKSYGCLFQREDEKKKIGLSLSKDLVAVIKEAIKTNITTLGPAVLPMSEQLWFFMTLVARKVFKMKIRPYIPDFKLAFKHFCIHVGGRPVLDEMEKSLELTKWHMEPSRMTLYRFGNTSSSSVWYELAYLEAKGRIRKGDRTWQIAFGAGFMCNSAVWQALRTVDPAKENNPWMDDIHEFPI, encoded by the exons atggcTGCAGAAATGGCCGAGCAACAAGAACAGATAAATCTGcaaaacctaagccaagcttTCCCTATCTCAGTCGAATCTCAAAGCCAAGACTCGGACAGACCATCGAACCCCAACCTCCCAAGCTTCCTGTTGTCAGTGAGGCTCAAGTACGTGAAGCTCGGCTACCACTACCTCATCTCCAACGCCATGTATTTACTGCTCGTGCCACTCCTCGGCATCTCCTCAGCACACATCTTGACCCTCATGGCCGGAGACCTGGCCCAACTCTCGGACCAACTGAGGTTCAACCTCATCACCGTCGTCCTCTTCCCTGCCGTCATGGCGTTTCTGGTAACTCCCTACTTCATGACCCGACCAAGCAAAGTCTACCTTGTTGACTTCGCCTGTTACAAGCCCAATCCGGCCCAGATATGCACCGGCGAGAAATTCATGGAGATCTCGGAGCTCACGACCACCTTCACCGAGGAGAACCTTGCTTTCCAGCGGAAGATATTTGAGAAGTCCGGGCTCGGGCAGCGGACTTACTTGCCCGAGGCCGTGCTCCAGGTCCCACCAAACCTATGCATGGCAGAAGCACGGGCAGAGGCTGAGGCCGTGATGTTCGGGGCCATCGACCAGCTGCTGCCCAAGACCGGGGTCAAGGCTAAGGACATAGGGATCCTCGTCGTGAACTGTAGCTTGTTCAACCCGACACCGTCCCTGTCGTCAATGATCGTGAATCGCTACAAGCTCAGAGGGAACGTGTTGAGCTACAATCTTGGTGGGATGGGTTGCAGCGCTGGGTTGATTTCTATCGACCTTGCTAGGCAATTGCTACAG GTACATCGTAACTCTTATGCCCTTGTGGTGAGCATCGAGAGCCTCACCCTCAATTGGTATCTCGGCAATGACCGGTcgatgctcatctcaaattgcCTCTTCCGATTGGGTGGGGCAGCCATCCTCCTCTCCAACCGGTCCTCCGACCGCCGCCGCTCCAAGTACCAGCTCATCCGCACCGTGCTCACCCACAAAGGCTCGGATGACAAAAGCTATGGTTGCTTGTTCCAGCGAGAggacgagaagaagaagatcggcTTGTCGCTATCCAAGGACTTGGTGGCGGTCATCAAGGAAGCCATAAAGACCAACATCACGACCCTTGGCCCGGCAGTGCTCCCAATGTCAGAACAGCTCTGGTTCTTCATGACCTTGGTCGCAAGGAAGGTGTTCAAGATGAAGATTAGGCCATACATTCCCGACTTCAAGTTGGCCTTTAAGCATTTTTGCATCCACGTTGGAGGCCGACCTGTTCTTGATGAGATGGAGaagagcctcgagctcaccaagTGGCACATGGAGCCATCACGAATGACTCTATACCGATTCGGGAACACCTCGAGTAGCTCAGTGTGGTATGAATTGGCCTATTTGGAGGCCAAAGGAAGGATTAGGAAAGGCGATAGGACATGGCAAATTGCATTCGGGGCCGGATTCATGTGCAACAGTGCAGTTTGGCAGGCGTTGAGGACCGTCGACCCGGCGAAGGAGAACAACCCATGGATGGACGATATTCACGAGTTCCCCATCTAG